In the Anaerolineae bacterium genome, ACCGACACGCCCCCCCCTCCCCCGCCGCCTACCGACACCCCGGCCCCGCCGCCGCCCACCAACACGCCGGCCCCGCCGCCGCCCACCCAGCCGCCGGCCAACCAACCGCCCCAGGTGGTTATTGAGTTGCCTAACGGGAACACCTTTGATCCGGGTGACGAAGTAAAAATAGTGTTTATTGTCAGAGACACCGATGGGGTTAGCAGTTTCAGTTGGGGAATTTTTACGCAGAATCAGGTTTCTTTAAAGGGTGGTGAAAAAACCTGTAACGGTGCCACCGAGTGTAAACTTGAGGTCAAAGAGGTCGCTCCCGGCACAGGCACTTATATTGTGGGTGCAGATGCCGCCGATACCACCGGCGCTACCACCCGCGGCGTGGGTGAAATTTACGTCCGTTAAATTATTTAGGAGGCAACCTCAATGTTAGATAGGGTTGTACGCAAATACAGCCGCATCCTTTTGGAACCAATTGCCCGCTTTATCAGTTGGACCGGCCTCTCGCCCAATGTGATTACCGTGATTGGCTTTGTATTGATGATTGGCGTGGCCGTTGTCTTGGCCCAAGGTCATCTGTTTTGGGGAGGATTATTGATCATCGCTGCCGCCATTTTTGACGGCATTGACGGCACGTTGGCCCGGATGCTGGGGCGCACCAGTCGTTTTGGCGCTTTTCTGGATTCAACCCTGGATCGTTTTTCGGAAGCCATCATCTTTTTGGGCCTCTTTATTTATCTCATTGAACAGGGCCACAAGCTGGAACTGATTCTGATCTACGCCACGGTGGTTGGCTCGCTGATGGTCAGTTATGCCCGGGCCCGGGCCGAAGGCATTGGGGTGCCTATTAAAGAAGGATTGTTTACCCGTTTTGAGCGGGTTTTTATTTTGGTAACCGGCCTGCTCCTGAATCAATTGACCCTGGCCTTATGGGTGCTGGCCATTTTTTCCAACTTCACGGCCATCCAACGCATGTATCT is a window encoding:
- a CDS encoding CDP-alcohol phosphatidyltransferase family protein; translated protein: MLDRVVRKYSRILLEPIARFISWTGLSPNVITVIGFVLMIGVAVVLAQGHLFWGGLLIIAAAIFDGIDGTLARMLGRTSRFGAFLDSTLDRFSEAIIFLGLFIYLIEQGHKLELILIYATVVGSLMVSYARARAEGIGVPIKEGLFTRFERVFILVTGLLLNQLTLALWVLAIFSNFTAIQRMYLVWRITGGEKGG